Proteins encoded by one window of Superficieibacter sp. HKU1:
- a CDS encoding ATP-grasp domain-containing protein has translation MKNKLWFMEGLSSQRDLIQSVNDFSRACGKPVTIYASHSNERNEILSLAHFSLTEPKDDDRRLAFIEAIVKAHGIDVIHTGRHCRWFEIHRQAIESTGVALTTGASGIGDIDIADDKVTFAQLMEKNGLPVVPSLRITTLSELKTQLAHSPFTSSQLCVKPVKGIYGMGFWRIDDAVSPMTMINYPERRQMTTWQFLAACESADAFEPLVLMPYLPGPEYSVDMLVNKGKVLAAVGRRKEGALQYLENTGEAYELALACAAVMKADGLVNVQTRNDESGKPVLLEINMRPSGGIGYTRHSGVNLAGLYAGFKLGYLSEQDVQSEAQTRFTRATVRAMTEAIAYNATLTNAL, from the coding sequence ATGAAAAATAAATTATGGTTTATGGAAGGTCTTTCTTCTCAACGGGATCTTATTCAAAGTGTAAATGATTTTTCCCGCGCGTGTGGCAAACCAGTCACAATCTATGCTTCGCATAGTAATGAAAGAAATGAAATTTTATCGCTGGCACATTTTTCTTTAACAGAACCGAAAGATGACGATCGGCGTTTAGCATTTATTGAAGCTATAGTTAAAGCACACGGGATCGACGTTATTCATACTGGCCGCCACTGCCGATGGTTTGAAATTCATCGTCAGGCGATTGAATCGACTGGCGTAGCGCTGACGACCGGCGCATCTGGTATTGGTGACATAGATATTGCCGATGACAAAGTGACGTTTGCTCAGCTCATGGAAAAGAACGGGCTGCCGGTCGTTCCCTCACTGCGTATCACCACACTGAGTGAACTGAAAACACAGCTTGCTCACTCACCGTTTACCTCATCACAGCTCTGTGTCAAACCGGTGAAAGGGATTTATGGCATGGGATTCTGGCGCATTGATGACGCGGTGTCGCCCATGACAATGATCAATTACCCTGAGCGTCGTCAGATGACGACCTGGCAATTTCTTGCTGCCTGCGAATCCGCCGACGCTTTTGAACCGCTGGTGCTGATGCCTTATCTGCCCGGGCCGGAATACTCGGTCGATATGCTGGTCAATAAAGGCAAGGTTCTGGCCGCCGTGGGGCGACGTAAAGAAGGCGCGCTCCAGTATCTTGAAAATACGGGAGAGGCTTACGAGCTGGCGCTGGCCTGCGCTGCGGTCATGAAAGCGGATGGACTGGTCAACGTACAAACGCGCAACGACGAAAGCGGCAAGCCCGTTCTGCTTGAAATCAATATGCGTCCTTCGGGCGGCATCGGTTATACCCGCCACAGTGGGGTTAATCTCGCGGGGCTGTATGCCGGTTTCAAGCTGGGTTACCTCAGCGAGCAGGACGTTCAGTCTGAGGCGCAGACGCGTTTTACTCGTGCAACTGTTCGTGCCATGACCGAGGCAATTGCTTATAACGCCACGCTGACTAATGCACTGTGA
- a CDS encoding TerD family protein, which yields MVSLSKNQTVSLSKESSSLSQLKFGLGWDPIKKKGLFGGLLGGSGDIDLDASCILLDASGNKIDTIWFRQLNSHCGSVVHSGDNLTGEGDGDDEVINVNLTKLPLKVEYLAFTVNSFRGQTFNEVQNAFCRVVDQSNKELARYALSEQGSHTGIVIASLRRSGGSWDFTALGNACRGRTIDDMLPEIVATVVR from the coding sequence ATGGTCTCTTTAAGTAAGAATCAGACGGTATCGCTCAGTAAAGAATCCTCTTCACTTAGTCAGCTTAAGTTTGGACTTGGCTGGGATCCCATTAAGAAAAAAGGATTATTTGGCGGTCTTCTGGGCGGCTCTGGTGACATCGATCTGGATGCAAGCTGTATTCTTCTGGACGCAAGCGGCAATAAAATAGATACCATTTGGTTCCGCCAGCTTAACTCCCACTGCGGCTCTGTGGTGCATAGCGGCGATAATTTAACGGGCGAGGGCGACGGCGATGACGAAGTCATTAATGTTAACCTGACAAAGCTGCCTTTAAAGGTTGAATATCTGGCGTTTACCGTTAACAGTTTCCGCGGCCAGACTTTCAATGAAGTGCAAAATGCATTCTGCCGCGTGGTGGATCAGTCGAACAAAGAGCTGGCGCGTTACGCCCTTTCCGAGCAGGGCAGCCACACCGGTATTGTTATTGCCTCACTGCGCCGTAGCGGCGGCAGCTGGGACTTCACTGCGCTGGGCAATGCCTGCCGTGGACGGACAATTGACGACATGCTGCCAGAAATTGTGGCTACGGTGGTACGCTAA
- a CDS encoding phosphoribosyltransferase domain-containing protein, producing MMNTHDANVYRRTLTSGTISVTRHKGVAALESLFDIAERRNPKRAFLFVSKVLGRHIPVSPAIMRSVFRQLSELFPEDLPGPVLFIGMAETAVGLGAGVFDEMRERVSDPVYLTSTRHPVDAELLCEFKEAHSHATDHLLYLPADPEMRRRVQQAQTVVLIDDEATTGNTFINLLAALRNDGGLTSLRQVVTVTLTDWSRDALVAGCPLPVHPLSLVSGQWSWEPVPDAPVPVMPQVNVTATGTFAPSSKQTWGRLGMMKPAADLAPDVTVQAGEKILVLGTGEFVWEPFLLAERLEAMGAEVKYSSTTRSPIATGFAIQSALSFTDNYGLGIPNFVYNVAHQSFDRILLCAETPAESIDALLLTGLKNVADCVEIITYE from the coding sequence ATGATGAATACTCACGACGCCAACGTTTATCGTCGCACTCTGACCAGCGGAACCATCAGCGTCACCCGCCATAAAGGCGTGGCCGCGCTTGAATCACTATTTGATATTGCCGAGCGTCGCAATCCGAAGAGAGCCTTTTTATTCGTCAGCAAAGTGCTTGGCAGGCATATTCCGGTTTCACCCGCCATAATGCGCTCCGTTTTCCGCCAGCTCAGCGAGCTGTTTCCAGAGGATCTTCCCGGCCCGGTGTTGTTTATCGGTATGGCCGAGACGGCGGTTGGGTTGGGTGCTGGTGTTTTTGACGAGATGAGAGAACGCGTAAGCGACCCGGTTTATCTGACCTCCACACGTCATCCTGTTGATGCAGAGCTGCTGTGCGAGTTCAAAGAAGCACACAGTCATGCCACCGATCATCTGCTTTATCTGCCAGCGGATCCTGAGATGCGTCGCCGCGTTCAGCAGGCGCAGACGGTTGTGCTTATTGACGATGAAGCGACCACCGGAAATACCTTCATTAACCTGCTGGCCGCGTTGCGTAATGACGGCGGATTAACATCGTTGCGTCAGGTGGTCACCGTCACGCTGACGGACTGGAGCCGGGATGCGCTGGTGGCTGGCTGCCCGCTCCCCGTACACCCTCTTTCGCTGGTAAGCGGTCAATGGTCATGGGAGCCCGTCCCCGACGCGCCGGTGCCGGTAATGCCGCAGGTCAATGTCACGGCAACGGGCACCTTTGCGCCGTCCAGTAAACAAACCTGGGGGCGGCTGGGGATGATGAAACCCGCGGCCGATCTGGCTCCTGATGTCACCGTTCAGGCGGGAGAAAAAATCCTCGTGCTGGGCACCGGTGAGTTTGTGTGGGAGCCTTTTTTACTCGCAGAACGACTGGAAGCCATGGGCGCAGAGGTGAAATACAGTTCCACCACCCGCTCGCCGATTGCCACCGGGTTTGCCATTCAGTCCGCCCTGTCCTTCACCGACAACTACGGTCTTGGGATCCCCAACTTTGTGTATAACGTTGCACATCAGTCATTTGATCGTATTTTACTTTGCGCTGAGACGCCGGCTGAAAGTATTGATGCCCTGCTGCTCACCGGTCTGAAAAATGTCGCTGATTGCGTAGAGATCATTACCTATGAATAA